The following coding sequences are from one Salinicoccus sp. Bachu38 window:
- a CDS encoding MBL fold metallo-hydrolase — MKCTIVGMWGGFPKKSEPTSGYLVEKDGCAILLDAGSGVAAHVQNHIDLNDLHHIFLTHYHYDHSVDIGSFLFGRMISTQLGRVDKTLNFYGPADKGVEKQVNKVKNNTFHPYGKDSTFKVGPFSIEFHKNAHTVETYAMRITDDAGHVLVYTADTSYRKSLVRFAEDADVLISECSLYAGEDGEKMGHMNAEEVGGLAAKAGVGKLVLSHLPHYGTLDELSASAEAAGGEDVMLAEAGMEIKL, encoded by the coding sequence ATGAAATGTACAATCGTTGGCATGTGGGGCGGCTTCCCCAAGAAGAGTGAACCGACTTCAGGCTATCTGGTCGAGAAGGACGGATGTGCCATACTGCTCGATGCAGGGAGTGGGGTGGCTGCACATGTACAGAACCATATCGATCTGAATGATCTGCATCATATTTTCCTGACCCATTACCATTACGACCATTCCGTCGATATCGGATCTTTCCTGTTCGGACGCATGATCAGCACACAGCTCGGTCGGGTGGACAAGACGCTCAACTTCTATGGGCCCGCTGACAAGGGTGTAGAGAAACAGGTGAATAAAGTGAAGAACAATACTTTCCATCCATATGGCAAGGACAGCACATTCAAAGTCGGACCGTTCTCGATAGAATTCCATAAGAATGCACATACGGTCGAAACCTATGCCATGCGTATTACGGATGATGCGGGGCATGTGCTGGTCTATACTGCCGACACGAGCTACAGGAAGAGCCTTGTGCGTTTTGCAGAAGATGCGGATGTGCTGATTTCGGAATGCAGCCTATATGCCGGTGAAGACGGTGAGAAGATGGGTCATATGAATGCCGAGGAAGTCGGTGGTCTGGCGGCCAAAGCGGGTGTTGGGAAACTGGTGCTCTCCCACCTGCCACACTATGGTACTTTGGATGAGCTATCAGCATCTGCCGAGGCCGCTGGCGGGGAGGATGTCATGTTGGCAGAAGCGGGAATGGAGATTAAGTTATAG
- a CDS encoding CBS domain-containing protein, whose translation MKVREIMTTEVETCGPETTIQEVASKMMELDVGSIPVTEDGNLRGIITDRDLVIRGIASQFSLETPVNRILSSDNVTGTPDMDVEEAANLMAQEQIRRLPIIEDNKVAGIVSLGDVAVDEEDPEDSEVALEEISKPAEPDK comes from the coding sequence ATGAAAGTCAGAGAAATTATGACGACTGAAGTCGAAACATGCGGACCTGAAACTACCATCCAGGAAGTGGCATCAAAAATGATGGAACTGGATGTCGGTTCCATCCCGGTCACAGAGGATGGCAACTTGAGAGGCATCATCACAGACCGTGACCTGGTCATCCGGGGCATTGCTTCCCAGTTCTCGCTTGAGACACCGGTGAACCGCATCCTGTCATCCGACAATGTGACGGGTACACCGGATATGGACGTGGAAGAAGCGGCAAACCTGATGGCACAGGAACAGATACGCCGGCTGCCGATCATCGAGGACAATAAAGTGGCAGGCATCGTTTCCCTCGGTGATGTGGCAGTGGACGAGGAAGACCCTGAGGACTCAGAAGTGGCTCTTGAGGAAATCTCCAAACCGGCAGAACCGGACAAATAG
- a CDS encoding monooxygenase, with product MAALLQVDFEMKGPFGEEMSEAFKDLAESINEEPGFLWKIWTENALGKEAGGIYVFETRKDAEKYLKMHTERLASFGISNVIGKIFDINEPLSKINHAPIG from the coding sequence ATGGCAGCATTATTGCAGGTGGATTTCGAAATGAAAGGCCCTTTTGGTGAAGAGATGTCGGAAGCGTTCAAAGACCTCGCCGAAAGCATCAATGAGGAACCCGGATTCCTATGGAAGATATGGACGGAAAACGCACTGGGAAAAGAAGCAGGCGGCATCTACGTATTCGAAACGAGGAAGGATGCCGAAAAGTATCTGAAGATGCATACCGAGAGGCTCGCAAGCTTCGGCATCAGCAATGTCATCGGCAAGATCTTCGACATCAATGAGCCACTTTCAAAAATCAATCATGCACCGATCGGCTAG
- a CDS encoding S8 family peptidase, translated as MNNRKRVWYEESGNRLDPGLIEQLRIDRRNAYHATGTNEIPIIIKCRQGCGKDEKDDLFRQCNIDSHNHLDHEIRIINSMKGSLTPEKIKQIKDHDAIERIYYDRPVSAYLDITDSQIGSGKVRDTHNLSGEGVTIAVLDTGIHPHADLTTPENRIIAFHDVIKGETEPYDDNGHGTHCAGDAAGNGALSDGEYKGPAPKASIVGVKVLNGSGGGNLSNIIEGIEWCMENKEAYDIRILSLSLGSKALESFRRDPLSLAAQEAWHAGMIVCAAAGNSGPAPSTIGTPAINPFIITVGATDDQNTVERTDDEIAEFSSRGPTIDQMVKPDIYAPGTNIISLLSPGSTVVTELAEQVIDENYIQMSGTSMATPICAGVVALMLEANPDLSPNDVKSILQMTSEASFGSQWGYIDAENAVEMAIRYAENRQKSASADGPSL; from the coding sequence ATGAATAACAGAAAAAGAGTCTGGTATGAAGAAAGTGGCAACAGACTGGATCCCGGCCTGATCGAACAGCTGCGCATCGACCGGAGGAATGCCTACCACGCAACAGGCACCAATGAGATTCCGATCATCATAAAATGCAGGCAGGGGTGTGGAAAAGATGAAAAGGATGACCTCTTCCGACAATGCAACATCGATTCCCACAATCACCTGGACCATGAAATACGCATCATCAATAGCATGAAAGGGTCCCTTACACCTGAGAAGATCAAACAGATCAAGGATCATGATGCCATTGAACGGATATATTATGACCGCCCTGTCTCAGCATATCTCGACATCACGGACTCGCAGATCGGATCCGGGAAGGTCAGGGACACGCATAACCTCAGCGGAGAAGGTGTGACGATTGCTGTGCTTGATACCGGCATCCATCCCCATGCCGATCTGACGACACCGGAAAACCGCATCATCGCCTTCCACGATGTAATCAAGGGTGAGACCGAGCCCTATGACGACAATGGACATGGAACGCACTGTGCCGGTGATGCGGCAGGAAATGGGGCACTATCCGACGGTGAATACAAAGGACCGGCACCAAAAGCATCCATCGTGGGCGTGAAGGTGCTGAACGGTTCCGGAGGCGGCAACCTGTCCAACATCATTGAAGGCATCGAATGGTGCATGGAAAATAAAGAGGCATATGATATCCGGATCCTCTCCCTTTCTCTTGGTTCGAAAGCCCTTGAATCATTCAGAAGAGACCCATTGTCGCTTGCCGCTCAGGAAGCGTGGCACGCCGGCATGATCGTCTGTGCCGCTGCGGGAAACAGCGGACCGGCGCCTTCTACCATCGGTACGCCTGCCATCAATCCCTTCATCATCACGGTCGGGGCAACGGATGACCAGAATACGGTCGAGCGCACTGATGACGAAATCGCTGAATTCTCCAGCCGGGGCCCAACCATCGACCAGATGGTCAAGCCGGATATCTATGCCCCCGGCACAAACATCATCTCGCTGTTGTCCCCGGGCTCCACGGTGGTGACGGAATTGGCGGAACAGGTCATTGACGAAAATTATATACAGATGTCCGGCACTTCCATGGCCACACCCATCTGTGCAGGAGTCGTTGCCCTGATGCTTGAAGCGAATCCAGACTTGAGCCCGAATGATGTGAAAAGCATACTGCAGATGACCAGTGAAGCGTCATTCGGCAGCCAATGGGGCTATATTGATGCGGAAAATGCTGTTGAGATGGCAATCCGCTATGCAGAAAATCGGCAGAAGTCCGCGTCGGCGGATGGACCATCACTATAG
- a CDS encoding acyltransferase family protein, which translates to MSQKKRFTEIDALRGLAAIAVILFHYTTYYDNRFGHVKEGYIDFFWFGEYGVQLFFIISGFVIYMSVMKVKSASDFAIKRSIRLYPAYMFAVALTFVVVSTSVMEDLKVGFGEALINMTMLQDFFTGVGRVDGVYWTLRVELTFYVLMGILLLFGKAKHIMGVTLSWFTASVLIQVVHRTMDTELTSIIREYSIASFSHMFIIGMMFYAIWQHGHRIKYHLVIGMAVIYDIFFHSIENALFTLLFIGVFHLILNGNLKFLSSKVLVFFGTISYPVYLVHQNIGYVMINRMESFGLVHEIYMLVPIGVSILMAYGIYRYVEQPSQNALYKLYKERRDAYPKDAMLKR; encoded by the coding sequence ATGTCACAGAAAAAACGCTTCACAGAGATCGATGCACTGAGGGGGCTCGCCGCAATCGCGGTCATCCTCTTCCACTACACCACCTACTATGACAACCGGTTCGGCCATGTGAAGGAGGGGTATATCGACTTCTTCTGGTTCGGCGAATACGGCGTACAGCTATTCTTCATCATCAGCGGCTTCGTCATCTACATGTCCGTCATGAAGGTGAAATCTGCCTCCGATTTTGCCATCAAGCGGTCCATCCGTCTGTATCCGGCGTACATGTTCGCCGTCGCCCTGACATTTGTGGTCGTCTCAACATCTGTAATGGAGGATCTCAAAGTCGGCTTCGGCGAGGCGCTGATCAACATGACCATGTTGCAGGACTTCTTCACCGGTGTGGGACGGGTGGACGGCGTCTACTGGACACTCCGTGTCGAATTGACATTCTATGTATTGATGGGCATACTGCTCCTGTTCGGCAAAGCGAAGCACATCATGGGTGTCACGCTCAGCTGGTTCACAGCATCCGTACTGATACAAGTCGTCCACCGTACGATGGATACGGAGCTGACGTCGATCATTCGCGAATATTCCATCGCCAGCTTCAGCCACATGTTCATCATCGGCATGATGTTCTACGCCATATGGCAGCATGGCCACCGGATCAAGTACCATCTGGTGATCGGCATGGCCGTCATCTATGATATCTTTTTCCACAGTATCGAGAACGCACTGTTCACCCTCCTGTTCATCGGGGTGTTCCACCTCATACTGAATGGCAACCTGAAGTTCCTGAGTTCGAAGGTGCTCGTCTTCTTCGGCACCATCTCATATCCGGTCTATCTGGTCCATCAGAATATCGGATATGTCATGATCAACCGGATGGAATCATTCGGCCTGGTCCATGAAATCTACATGCTTGTGCCGATTGGCGTCAGCATACTGATGGCATACGGCATCTATCGCTATGTGGAGCAGCCGAGTCAGAATGCACTCTATAAGCTGTACAAGGAAAGACGGGACGCCTATCCGAAGGACGCCATGCTGAAGCGCTGA
- a CDS encoding 6-phospho-beta-glucosidase: MSRFPEGFKWGGAFAAHQFEGGWDQDGKGPSVVDVMTAGAHGVPREIMETIEAGKFYPNHEAVDFYNNYKSDVKLFAEMGLQCLRTSIAWSRIFPQGDESEPNEAGLKFYDDLFDELLKHDIEPVITLSHFEMPLHIAREYGGFKSRETVGFFVKFAETVFERYKDKVKYWMTFNEINNKMDYNNPIFLWTNSGVSVEDGENPKEVMYTAGHHELVASALAVAKGKEINPKFEIGGMVSHVPIYPYSARPDDVMLAEEYMRQRYFFPDVHVRGEYPRYALKEFEREGLNIPILEGDEEILRNGTVDYLGFSYYMSTTVDSQVTADHKGDIVNGGLPHGVDNPFIESSDWGWAIDPVGLRYALNRLYDRYQIPLFIVENGFGAIDHVEEDGTIQDDARIEYLGAHIKEMEKAVNYDGVELIGYTPWGVMDIVSFTTGEMKKRYGMIHVDRDNEGNGTMKRSRKASFDWYRAVIESNGSELKSMVSTEFS, from the coding sequence ATGAGTAGATTTCCAGAAGGTTTCAAATGGGGCGGTGCATTCGCTGCCCATCAGTTCGAAGGGGGCTGGGACCAGGACGGCAAGGGTCCAAGTGTTGTGGATGTGATGACGGCAGGTGCCCATGGTGTACCGAGGGAGATTATGGAAACAATCGAGGCAGGCAAGTTCTACCCGAATCATGAAGCGGTCGATTTCTATAATAATTACAAGAGTGACGTGAAACTGTTCGCCGAAATGGGGCTGCAGTGCCTGAGGACATCCATCGCCTGGTCGAGGATATTTCCGCAGGGAGATGAATCCGAGCCCAACGAAGCGGGCCTGAAGTTCTATGATGACCTGTTTGATGAACTGCTGAAACATGACATAGAGCCTGTCATCACGCTTTCCCACTTTGAAATGCCGCTTCATATCGCCAGGGAATACGGCGGTTTCAAAAGCAGGGAGACGGTCGGCTTCTTTGTCAAATTCGCTGAAACCGTCTTCGAAAGATACAAGGATAAAGTGAAGTACTGGATGACTTTCAATGAAATCAACAATAAGATGGACTACAACAACCCGATCTTCCTCTGGACAAATTCCGGCGTCAGTGTAGAAGACGGTGAAAATCCGAAAGAGGTCATGTATACGGCGGGGCACCATGAACTCGTGGCCAGTGCCCTGGCTGTGGCGAAAGGGAAGGAAATCAATCCGAAATTTGAGATCGGCGGTATGGTTTCCCATGTGCCGATCTATCCATACTCTGCGAGGCCCGATGATGTGATGCTTGCAGAGGAATACATGAGACAGCGTTATTTCTTCCCTGATGTACATGTACGGGGAGAATATCCAAGGTATGCACTCAAGGAATTCGAGAGGGAAGGATTGAACATCCCGATTCTTGAAGGCGATGAAGAAATACTGAGGAACGGGACGGTCGACTATCTGGGCTTCAGCTACTATATGTCCACCACGGTGGACAGCCAGGTCACCGCAGACCATAAAGGTGACATAGTGAATGGCGGATTGCCCCACGGGGTCGACAATCCATTCATCGAATCCAGTGACTGGGGCTGGGCGATTGACCCCGTCGGTCTGCGATATGCACTGAACCGCCTGTACGACCGCTATCAGATTCCACTGTTCATCGTGGAAAACGGATTTGGTGCCATCGACCACGTGGAGGAGGACGGTACGATCCAGGATGATGCCCGCATAGAGTATCTGGGTGCCCATATCAAGGAGATGGAAAAAGCGGTGAACTACGATGGTGTGGAACTGATCGGATATACGCCGTGGGGCGTCATGGACATCGTTTCGTTCACCACGGGTGAAATGAAAAAGCGGTACGGCATGATCCATGTCGATCGTGACAATGAAGGAAATGGTACGATGAAGCGGAGCAGAAAAGCTTCTTTCGACTGGTATCGGGCTGTCATAGAATCGAATGGGTCTGAATTGAAATCGATGGTATCGACGGAATTTTCCTGA
- a CDS encoding dihydrofolate reductase family protein translates to MARRIVLDLAVTLDGYIEGEHGEIDWCIMDPEMNFTDFLKSVDIILFGRKSYDMWKLYVPDEEESDLDKEMMQMIEDKEKIVFSRLKSESENNVTFSNGVEETVEALKSRDGKDLWLYGGAELITEFVNRGLVDEYRLSIHPVVLGKGKPLFSNIEGRLNLALQEVNRYQSGVVQLVYKKQ, encoded by the coding sequence ATGGCGCGACGTATCGTATTGGACCTCGCTGTAACATTGGATGGCTATATCGAAGGGGAGCATGGTGAAATCGACTGGTGCATCATGGACCCGGAGATGAATTTCACGGACTTTCTGAAATCAGTGGATATCATACTTTTCGGCAGGAAGAGCTATGACATGTGGAAATTGTATGTACCGGATGAAGAGGAATCCGACCTCGACAAAGAAATGATGCAGATGATTGAAGACAAGGAGAAGATCGTCTTTTCACGATTGAAGAGTGAGTCGGAAAACAATGTGACTTTTTCAAATGGGGTTGAAGAGACGGTCGAGGCGCTGAAGTCCCGGGATGGCAAGGATCTCTGGCTGTATGGTGGAGCGGAACTGATCACCGAATTCGTGAACCGGGGCCTTGTTGATGAATACCGACTCTCCATCCACCCGGTCGTACTGGGCAAGGGGAAGCCGCTATTCAGTAATATAGAAGGGCGATTGAACCTCGCGCTCCAGGAAGTGAACAGGTACCAGTCCGGTGTGGTGCAGCTGGTATACAAAAAGCAGTAA
- a CDS encoding Ig-like domain-containing protein: MNIAIRILLSLLLAAFLVAPMSAVAETDEIEQTIEETDSIENTSSEEVSIEEVTEEVKTEEVDSLETPSTVEEPIEAEPSVEISEEETTEEIADEKAQAPQEESAESLQTTALVGADILGNTSLTAAKADHPSRIILTYKITSILNLGLLDRAFVNFYLPPEIMELISKNNLQASYYDSSLFDTGGDPEPFTPEQINITGNQVILEAESFLNLKAGVENTFTLEIMLDEFPPTDTGQYTFYAIETEQSGINLDLIKNEGSDATLPSPVIPGAPHIDDPIHTTSTVVTGHGEPGSTIVLKIDGVELPDSDILVDAEGRFSVNIPEQPAGTEIRGSIVNEDGIESEEVAVTVTEPPDTTAPDAPEIDDVHSNDTIITGSGEAGAKIILTINDIDYEGAVDENGRYSMEVPVALEPGTLITALLVDEAGNSSEETKTQVIEATIVFHRVPETLSFESASIKQGVTKISRQDPDWSMEVRDTRGVGSTIRIRAEAQPLITEDGHTLPNALVYVDENFEAHSLDEGPVEVFTGETSEDPITTIQWQPEQGPMIEVNPILAASKSYSTNITWTIVNEP; this comes from the coding sequence ATGAATATCGCTATTCGAATACTGCTTTCACTTTTGCTTGCCGCCTTTCTGGTTGCGCCCATGTCCGCTGTTGCAGAGACCGATGAAATAGAGCAGACGATAGAAGAAACAGATTCAATTGAGAATACATCGTCAGAAGAAGTCTCAATAGAGGAAGTGACGGAAGAAGTAAAAACTGAGGAAGTGGACAGTCTGGAGACACCATCGACTGTTGAGGAACCCATCGAAGCGGAACCCTCAGTAGAAATTTCTGAAGAAGAGACGACTGAGGAAATAGCTGACGAGAAAGCGCAGGCACCTCAGGAAGAATCTGCGGAATCCCTACAGACGACAGCTTTGGTGGGAGCGGATATCTTGGGAAATACAAGTTTGACAGCTGCTAAAGCAGACCATCCCTCTCGTATCATCCTTACTTATAAAATCACAAGCATTCTAAATTTGGGTCTATTGGATAGAGCTTTTGTAAACTTCTATTTGCCACCGGAAATCATGGAACTCATTTCAAAAAATAATTTGCAGGCGTCCTATTATGACTCTAGCCTGTTTGATACTGGAGGAGATCCAGAACCTTTTACACCTGAACAAATAAATATTACGGGAAATCAGGTGATTTTGGAAGCTGAAAGTTTCTTGAATTTAAAGGCAGGGGTTGAAAACACCTTTACTTTGGAAATCATGCTGGATGAATTTCCACCAACAGACACAGGGCAATACACTTTCTACGCTATAGAAACAGAACAAAGTGGGATTAACTTGGATCTCATCAAGAATGAAGGGAGCGATGCCACACTCCCTTCCCCTGTTATTCCTGGAGCACCGCACATCGATGATCCAATCCATACAACCAGTACAGTCGTTACAGGACACGGAGAACCTGGTTCAACGATAGTGCTGAAAATTGATGGAGTGGAACTCCCAGATTCAGATATTTTGGTGGATGCAGAAGGCAGATTCTCAGTCAATATTCCTGAACAGCCAGCCGGAACCGAAATACGAGGAAGCATTGTAAATGAAGATGGCATTGAAAGTGAAGAAGTAGCTGTCACTGTCACTGAGCCTCCGGATACTACTGCGCCGGATGCTCCGGAGATTGATGATGTCCACAGCAATGATACCATCATTACCGGAAGCGGTGAGGCGGGTGCAAAAATCATCCTGACCATCAATGATATCGATTATGAAGGGGCTGTTGATGAAAATGGAAGATATTCGATGGAAGTTCCGGTTGCACTGGAGCCGGGCACACTGATAACAGCATTACTAGTAGACGAGGCTGGAAATTCCAGTGAAGAAACGAAGACACAAGTCATTGAGGCGACCATTGTTTTTCACAGAGTTCCAGAAACCCTCTCCTTTGAAAGTGCATCCATAAAACAGGGAGTAACCAAAATCTCAAGACAAGACCCCGATTGGTCGATGGAAGTGAGGGATACAAGAGGGGTGGGCAGTACAATCCGTATTCGAGCGGAAGCACAACCCTTGATTACAGAAGATGGTCATACCCTTCCAAATGCTCTTGTCTATGTAGATGAGAACTTCGAAGCCCATTCTTTGGATGAAGGACCAGTGGAAGTGTTTACAGGGGAGACGAGTGAAGACCCTATCACTACCATACAGTGGCAACCAGAGCAGGGGCCTATGATTGAAGTAAACCCTATTTTAGCCGCTTCAAAATCCTATAGTACCAACATCACTTGGACAATCGTCAATGAACCTTAG
- the nadX gene encoding aspartate dehydrogenase, translating into MNIGIIGAGAIANGMLERINHDSHENLKISSVFVRNEEKYRHLENEFGVTLYTDLDGFLSSGIDIVVEAANGEVVKEHLPEVLKHKDAMLISVGALADGELVAELMQVAKNHNHTLHLPSGAIGGLDLLQNAQSHGDLKKVMLTTRKPAAALSYENLESERVVFEGRAKDAITLYPQNMNVAIILGMAGMGIEETEVMLIADPNIEKNIHQIEVEGAFGRAEFKIENQPLPENPKTSYLAAISILGTLERLNRNFRIG; encoded by the coding sequence ATGAATATTGGAATCATTGGTGCAGGGGCCATCGCAAATGGGATGCTCGAGCGCATCAACCATGACAGTCATGAAAATTTGAAAATCAGCAGCGTATTCGTGAGGAACGAAGAGAAGTATCGGCATCTGGAAAATGAGTTTGGTGTCACACTGTACACGGATCTTGATGGCTTCCTGTCATCCGGCATCGACATCGTGGTGGAAGCGGCGAATGGGGAAGTCGTGAAGGAACATCTGCCTGAGGTGCTTAAACATAAAGATGCCATGCTGATCAGTGTCGGTGCATTGGCAGACGGGGAACTTGTGGCCGAGCTGATGCAGGTTGCGAAAAATCATAATCACACTCTGCACCTGCCATCCGGCGCCATCGGGGGCCTCGACCTCCTTCAGAATGCCCAGTCCCACGGCGATCTGAAAAAGGTCATGCTGACGACGCGGAAGCCGGCGGCTGCGCTCAGCTATGAGAATCTGGAGTCGGAGCGGGTGGTATTCGAAGGCAGGGCCAAAGACGCCATCACCCTGTATCCGCAAAATATGAATGTGGCCATCATCCTCGGGATGGCAGGCATGGGCATCGAGGAGACGGAAGTGATGCTGATTGCCGACCCGAATATTGAAAAGAACATCCATCAGATTGAAGTCGAAGGCGCGTTTGGCAGGGCCGAATTCAAAATAGAAAACCAGCCGCTGCCTGAAAATCCGAAGACAAGCTATCTTGCTGCCATCAGCATCCTGGGTACACTTGAACGGCTCAACAGGAATTTCAGGATCGGGTGA
- a CDS encoding beta-glucoside-specific PTS transporter subunit IIABC produces the protein MSGKVRDYPKLARDILDAVGGKGNVSNVARCATRLRIVLKEDRPEAKKIVSEMPGVISVVERGGQFQVVIGQHVGEVHQEFLDLTDLDSNTQVEGEKPQGTIVNRVIATMSAVFAPFIYILAAAGILQGLLILINLVFPAFAETGTYEVFSLISWAPFVFLPILIAITASKHFRSNTYIAIAATGALVSPTLAELAGRVGEGETVSFLGFALSETTYTSTVLPALFLVWGLSYLERFLDRSMNETIRPLFTPFFALIIAVPLAILVIGPLTAAGANLIADGYNVLSNSFPALAGALIGAFWQVFVIFGVHWGVTPMVLANYDQYGMDSFQAYQTIAVIAQVGAVLGVIIKTKRKEIKQVGTSAAVTGLFGITEPAIYGITLRFKKPFIIGSISGAIGCIVASFFNPYYFAYAGLPGPLTLVNAISSDYPSSIWGVLIGVAIAIVLPIVLIQVFGYGDDTAKQAGSDELVEEQNETGDIQDPAMTAKNIMNEENVLIPVKGSLVKLEDIPDQVFASGAMGKGVAIEPEDDKVTAPFEGEVTFVAPSKHAIGLRSTGGVEVLIHVGLDTVELDGKPFNIEVSVGDHVEAGDLLMAFDREMIGQKGLRSLIPVIVTNTKDYADIVLSETIAADKIMLTIVK, from the coding sequence ATGTCAGGAAAAGTACGGGATTATCCCAAACTCGCCAGAGATATTCTGGATGCAGTCGGTGGGAAGGGGAATGTTTCAAATGTTGCGAGATGCGCTACACGATTGCGCATAGTATTGAAGGAAGACCGTCCTGAAGCGAAGAAAATCGTTTCCGAAATGCCTGGGGTCATCAGCGTAGTGGAAAGGGGCGGACAGTTCCAGGTTGTCATCGGACAGCATGTCGGTGAAGTCCACCAGGAATTTCTGGATCTGACGGACCTGGATTCGAACACCCAGGTGGAGGGTGAAAAGCCGCAGGGGACGATTGTGAACCGGGTCATTGCCACCATGTCGGCCGTATTTGCGCCATTCATCTACATCTTGGCGGCAGCCGGTATTCTTCAGGGGCTGCTGATTCTGATAAACCTTGTATTTCCGGCTTTTGCGGAAACGGGGACATATGAAGTGTTCAGCCTGATTTCATGGGCACCGTTCGTATTCCTGCCCATCCTGATTGCAATTACGGCTTCGAAGCACTTCAGATCGAACACCTACATCGCAATCGCTGCCACTGGTGCACTTGTGAGTCCGACGCTTGCCGAATTGGCCGGCCGTGTCGGCGAAGGGGAGACGGTTTCATTTCTTGGGTTTGCGCTCAGTGAAACCACATATACATCGACTGTACTGCCGGCACTGTTTCTGGTATGGGGATTGTCCTATCTGGAAAGATTCCTGGACAGGAGCATGAACGAGACGATCCGTCCGCTGTTCACACCGTTTTTTGCACTCATCATTGCGGTGCCTCTGGCGATACTGGTGATTGGACCATTGACTGCAGCTGGAGCGAACCTGATTGCGGACGGCTACAACGTACTGTCCAACAGCTTCCCTGCATTGGCCGGCGCCCTGATTGGTGCATTCTGGCAGGTATTCGTCATCTTCGGCGTCCACTGGGGTGTGACACCGATGGTTTTGGCCAACTATGACCAGTATGGCATGGATTCCTTCCAGGCCTATCAGACGATTGCTGTCATCGCCCAGGTGGGTGCGGTGCTCGGCGTGATCATCAAAACGAAGCGCAAGGAAATCAAGCAGGTGGGGACGTCTGCTGCCGTAACCGGGCTCTTCGGCATCACGGAGCCTGCCATCTACGGTATTACGCTGAGGTTCAAGAAACCGTTCATCATCGGCAGCATTTCCGGTGCGATCGGATGTATCGTAGCAAGCTTCTTCAACCCATACTACTTCGCGTATGCAGGGCTGCCGGGCCCGCTGACTCTCGTCAATGCCATAAGTTCCGACTATCCATCCTCGATCTGGGGCGTACTCATCGGTGTGGCCATCGCCATCGTCCTGCCGATCGTCCTGATCCAGGTATTCGGATACGGAGATGACACGGCCAAACAGGCGGGAAGCGATGAACTGGTCGAGGAGCAGAACGAAACGGGCGACATCCAGGATCCGGCTATGACGGCAAAGAATATCATGAACGAAGAGAATGTACTGATACCGGTCAAAGGCAGTCTGGTGAAACTTGAGGATATTCCGGACCAGGTATTCGCCTCGGGAGCCATGGGCAAAGGTGTGGCGATCGAGCCGGAGGATGACAAGGTGACAGCACCGTTTGAAGGGGAAGTCACATTTGTGGCTCCGAGCAAGCATGCCATCGGCCTCAGGTCGACGGGCGGCGTGGAAGTGCTGATACATGTCGGACTGGATACGGTGGAATTGGATGGGAAGCCGTTCAATATCGAAGTGTCCGTCGGTGATCATGTGGAAGCGGGAGATCTGCTGATGGCATTCGACAGGGAGATGATCGGTCAGAAAGGGCTCAGATCCCTCATACCGGTAATCGTGACGAACACGAAAGATTATGCAGATATCGTATTATCAGAGACGATTGCTGCTGACAAGATCATGCTGACAATAGTAAAATAG